A window from Flavobacterium gyeonganense encodes these proteins:
- a CDS encoding winged helix-turn-helix transcriptional regulator — translation MYERKILPKLNCGLDLIGEVLYGKWKIRLLWFINEGHKRPSELQRKIPDATRRVLNIQLKELEDHELITKKIYPVVPPKVEYSLTEFGKTLIPVISVLGNWGDKNEEHLRTVILRRLKS, via the coding sequence ATGTATGAAAGAAAGATTTTACCGAAGCTAAATTGTGGTTTGGATTTGATTGGCGAAGTACTGTACGGCAAGTGGAAAATTCGTTTGTTGTGGTTTATCAACGAAGGACATAAACGTCCGAGTGAACTACAGCGAAAAATTCCTGATGCAACAAGACGTGTCCTCAATATTCAGCTAAAGGAACTGGAAGACCACGAATTGATTACAAAAAAAATCTATCCCGTTGTACCGCCAAAAGTAGAGTATAGTTTAACTGAATTTGGCAAAACGCTAATCCCTGTAATTTCTGTGTTGGGAAACTGGGGTGACAAAAATGAAGAGCATTTACGTACAGTTATTTTAAGACGTTTGAAGTCCTAA
- a CDS encoding SDR family oxidoreductase, producing the protein MEQQFNFNNELSGRIALVTGGTKGAGRAIAERLLQAGATVVIIARNAPEKENTNLHFIASDLSKAEDAKRVVSEVLSTYGKLDILINNLGSSVTAAGGFAVLTDEDWESTLQANLLAPVRLDRGFLPQMIDRKSGVIIHIASIQGKLPLYDSTLPYAASKAALINYSKSLSNEVTPKGVRVLTVSPGWINTTASKAWLGEIARNANSTVEEAQQSVMDALGGIPFGRPAESEEVAELVGFLVSPRANYLTGTNFVIDGGTVPTI; encoded by the coding sequence ATGGAACAACAATTTAATTTCAACAATGAGTTATCAGGCAGGATTGCCTTAGTAACAGGAGGTACAAAAGGAGCAGGAAGAGCAATTGCAGAAAGGCTTTTACAAGCTGGAGCAACAGTTGTCATTATTGCAAGAAACGCACCCGAAAAAGAAAACACAAACCTGCATTTCATTGCTTCCGATTTAAGTAAGGCAGAAGATGCAAAAAGAGTAGTAAGCGAAGTGCTGTCGACTTATGGAAAACTAGACATTCTTATAAACAACCTTGGTTCTTCAGTAACTGCTGCCGGAGGTTTTGCTGTATTAACGGATGAAGACTGGGAATCAACCTTGCAGGCTAATTTGCTTGCTCCTGTACGACTGGACAGAGGATTTTTACCACAAATGATTGACCGAAAAAGTGGTGTTATCATTCACATTGCTTCTATTCAGGGTAAACTACCACTTTACGATTCTACATTGCCGTATGCTGCTTCAAAAGCAGCATTAATCAACTACAGTAAAAGTTTATCTAACGAAGTAACTCCAAAAGGAGTTCGTGTGCTCACTGTTTCGCCGGGATGGATTAATACGACAGCATCAAAAGCATGGCTGGGTGAAATTGCAAGAAATGCGAATAGTACGGTAGAAGAAGCGCAACAAAGTGTAATGGATGCATTGGGCGGAATTCCTTTTGGAAGGCCTGCTGAATCTGAAGAGGTAGCAGAACTCGTAGGTTTTTTGGTTTCACCAAGAGCAAATTATTTAACAGGGACCAATTTTGTAATAGATGGCGGAACAGTGCCAACAATTTAA
- a CDS encoding alpha-L-arabinofuranosidase C-terminal domain-containing protein, giving the protein MNHFSSKKLLAQLSLLIIVLFSSAFTLKIKDEKPDKVYLFAYSTLKSNGRNGLHFAWSTDQKNWFAIGPEHSFLKSDYGSWGPTGKCTTEPYFIKDDNGIFHCLWSVNDDVFAHASSKNLINWKSQNYVQAMKSLETEVKPIIKDIKVSRKNGQYVIHWTVDNKNYSNTTKDFKNYSATTIHTESLPSRTEIILQGQNVKGTVTEVEWSLVNSLIKNMEASKFRDKQNDASPKSDSILFTGLKPVTAQISITTKDPKKISNMLTGVFFEDINYAADGGLYGELIQNRGFEYTLHDKKGSDEKWNAKMAWNGDFKIAKENPIHVNNPNYAVVTKGTISNTGFGGIPLKANEKYDFSVFAKGAGFVVKLKSASGETLAEASLKSGSSWKKINAVLKPSKTVTDANLEISTTGEIAVDMISLFPQKTFKNRKNGLRADLAETIAAMHPKFVRFPGGCVAHGDGIHNIYKWKNTIGPLESRIPSRNIWNYHQSMGLGYFEYFQFCEDLGAEPVPVLAAGVPCQNSSDGGAGQQFGIPMKDMDEYVQDVLDLIEYANGSATSVWGKKRAEAGHPKPFNLKYVGIGNEDLISDVFEERYRMIVKAVQQKYPEIIVIGTVGPFNEGSDYDEGWALADDMKLPIVDEHYYQSPGWFINNQSFYDGYDRSKSKVYLGEYASWGNKFYNALAEALYLTGIERNGDVVAMASYAPLLAREKHTQWNPDLIYFNGNEVKPTVNYFVQQLYGQNPGDIYLQNTIKLSDTNNDVSKRIGISAVQDSATGDLIVKLVNLLPASVTPSIDLTNFSTAENTTYTLMTGKPDKTAARPVTQKLTAKEAFSKELPPYSFAVIRVKISSKTLLNESF; this is encoded by the coding sequence ATGAACCACTTTTCATCGAAAAAACTGCTGGCTCAGCTATCGCTTTTAATCATTGTTTTGTTTTCTTCTGCTTTTACTTTAAAAATAAAAGATGAAAAACCAGACAAGGTCTATCTTTTTGCGTATTCGACATTAAAAAGCAACGGCAGAAACGGACTTCATTTTGCATGGAGCACAGATCAGAAAAACTGGTTTGCGATAGGACCTGAGCACAGTTTTTTAAAATCAGATTACGGCAGCTGGGGACCAACGGGCAAATGCACGACGGAACCATATTTTATAAAAGATGATAACGGAATTTTTCATTGTTTATGGAGTGTAAATGATGATGTTTTTGCACATGCTTCAAGCAAAAATCTGATTAACTGGAAAAGCCAGAATTACGTTCAGGCGATGAAAAGCTTAGAAACAGAGGTGAAGCCGATCATTAAAGATATAAAAGTAAGCCGTAAAAACGGGCAGTATGTGATTCACTGGACAGTTGATAATAAAAACTATTCGAATACCACGAAAGATTTTAAAAATTATAGTGCAACAACAATTCATACAGAAAGTCTTCCTTCAAGAACAGAGATTATTTTGCAGGGACAAAATGTAAAAGGAACAGTGACCGAAGTAGAGTGGAGCCTTGTTAATTCACTGATCAAAAATATGGAAGCTTCTAAGTTCAGGGACAAACAGAACGATGCTTCTCCAAAAAGTGACAGTATATTATTTACGGGTTTAAAGCCTGTAACGGCTCAAATTAGTATCACTACGAAAGACCCTAAAAAAATAAGCAATATGCTTACAGGCGTATTTTTTGAAGATATTAATTATGCTGCTGATGGCGGTTTATATGGCGAACTGATTCAAAATCGTGGTTTCGAATATACACTGCACGATAAAAAAGGCAGCGATGAAAAATGGAACGCAAAAATGGCATGGAACGGTGATTTTAAAATCGCAAAAGAAAACCCGATTCATGTCAACAATCCAAATTATGCTGTAGTTACAAAAGGAACTATCAGCAACACCGGATTTGGCGGCATTCCGCTTAAAGCCAATGAAAAATATGATTTTAGTGTATTTGCAAAAGGCGCAGGTTTTGTTGTAAAATTAAAGTCGGCTTCGGGAGAAACTTTGGCGGAAGCCTCTTTAAAATCAGGGTCTTCCTGGAAAAAAATAAATGCAGTATTAAAACCATCTAAAACCGTTACAGATGCAAATTTGGAAATCAGTACAACTGGCGAAATCGCTGTTGATATGATTTCGCTTTTTCCGCAAAAGACTTTCAAAAACCGTAAAAATGGTCTTCGGGCAGATTTGGCAGAAACTATTGCAGCAATGCATCCTAAGTTTGTGCGTTTTCCGGGCGGCTGCGTAGCACATGGAGATGGAATTCATAATATTTACAAATGGAAAAATACGATTGGACCTTTAGAAAGCCGTATCCCTTCACGAAATATCTGGAATTACCATCAGTCAATGGGATTAGGATATTTTGAGTACTTTCAGTTTTGTGAGGATCTGGGAGCAGAGCCGGTTCCGGTTTTAGCAGCCGGTGTTCCTTGCCAGAACTCTTCTGACGGAGGTGCCGGACAGCAATTCGGAATCCCGATGAAAGATATGGACGAATACGTTCAGGATGTTTTGGATTTGATTGAATACGCAAACGGAAGCGCAACCAGTGTCTGGGGAAAAAAACGTGCTGAAGCAGGTCATCCAAAGCCCTTCAATTTAAAATATGTCGGAATCGGAAATGAAGACCTGATCAGTGATGTTTTCGAAGAACGCTACCGAATGATTGTAAAAGCCGTACAGCAAAAATATCCTGAAATCATTGTAATTGGTACTGTTGGACCTTTTAATGAAGGATCAGATTATGACGAAGGCTGGGCACTTGCAGACGATATGAAACTGCCAATTGTTGACGAACATTATTACCAGAGCCCGGGCTGGTTCATCAACAATCAAAGTTTTTATGATGGCTATGACCGCTCAAAATCAAAAGTATATCTGGGTGAATATGCGTCTTGGGGCAATAAGTTTTACAATGCTTTAGCCGAAGCCTTATACCTGACCGGAATCGAGCGAAACGGTGATGTGGTTGCAATGGCTTCGTATGCGCCATTACTGGCACGCGAAAAACACACACAATGGAATCCTGATTTGATTTATTTTAATGGGAATGAAGTAAAACCAACGGTAAATTATTTTGTACAGCAATTGTACGGTCAGAATCCGGGCGATATTTACCTGCAAAACACTATAAAACTTTCGGACACCAATAACGATGTCAGCAAGCGTATCGGAATATCAGCTGTTCAGGATAGCGCTACTGGTGATTTGATTGTAAAATTGGTCAATCTCCTTCCGGCTTCGGTAACGCCTTCCATAGATTTGACGAATTTTTCAACCGCTGAAAATACAACTTACACGCTGATGACTGGAAAACCAGATAAAACAGCAGCAAGACCGGTTACACAGAAACTGACTGCCAAAGAAGCATTTTCAAAAGAACTGCCTCCGTATTCTTTCGCAGTAATCCGGGTGAAAATCAGTTCTAAAACACTTTTAAATGAAAGCTTTTAA
- a CDS encoding CHAT domain-containing protein, with the protein MTIKETFPLFSSKFESQNQSFWEDELVGVTFYSFIKFVECVFYEKSVEGTDEFHSCAKYLLQDILSPKANPTNEELEVLQFLQFYICVRSASFLSQNGIFTQVHDWLVWSISDKIDYGIEVTFLLERINIFFHSKIPFITHNVTSTYIEWLTTLFYYSRHQGGLKELANLILNQEIHRLSYLPKNYGMDYEESQALNLLCQVLAWSINNQETKGYQLAPLIKGWIPKLEPLNQKLANLQLATGGAQFTDKKPEFYAKEVIDNFSQYCKGHELLHALAIYYTTNLHELESDFDLMDKGFTDYLNSISDLNEDSKKYEKGRIFGIIRGIVMTCLKEGKAKLAFHILSKFYEKTPFYNKHLFLALNINKQICSFILDNIVVLGNELSTDEYRQLIYVSNKFLGTKISLHDDPEFVLEEPKYLGIPDKDLGIDFEKKLSNYYSNHILKDSPIKDFENLVILPGYQHPIQPLMIKELGRSAPINCSFEEPKPSKKIEKVLLWCYGTLSSDRELELISEILQKSGVLVDAVNILEESKESFLKKYNNPEYDIIWIATHGNYDHMIPHKSTLSILPNVEITVKELAISQTEFNNQRLLFLNVCDGATSATHDSLYEHGFGASLASSSQCVISHLWPVETEPALFFGALYSLNISENDFWNSYTKTIGQLCFKGKSALSILTGEFKEIDLKQMEEKLVEGMEKNIYYWGSSVFYN; encoded by the coding sequence ATGACGATAAAAGAAACTTTTCCACTTTTCAGTTCAAAATTCGAATCTCAAAATCAGTCTTTTTGGGAAGATGAATTAGTTGGAGTAACATTTTACAGTTTTATTAAATTTGTCGAATGCGTATTTTATGAGAAATCCGTTGAGGGAACTGATGAATTTCATTCATGTGCAAAATATTTACTTCAAGACATTCTGTCACCGAAAGCTAATCCAACGAATGAAGAGTTGGAAGTTTTGCAGTTTTTGCAGTTTTACATTTGTGTCAGGTCCGCTTCATTTTTAAGCCAAAATGGAATATTTACACAGGTTCATGATTGGTTAGTTTGGTCCATTTCTGATAAAATAGATTATGGAATAGAAGTAACATTTCTACTTGAAAGAATTAACATTTTTTTCCATTCCAAAATCCCATTTATTACCCATAATGTAACTTCAACTTATATCGAATGGCTAACAACATTATTCTATTATTCTAGGCATCAAGGCGGTTTAAAAGAATTAGCAAATTTAATTCTTAATCAAGAAATACATCGCCTTTCCTATTTACCGAAAAATTACGGGATGGATTATGAGGAAAGTCAGGCTTTGAATTTACTATGTCAAGTTCTTGCGTGGTCAATCAACAACCAAGAAACCAAAGGTTATCAATTAGCTCCTTTAATCAAAGGTTGGATTCCAAAATTAGAACCATTAAATCAAAAACTTGCCAATTTACAATTGGCAACTGGTGGCGCTCAGTTTACAGATAAAAAACCTGAATTTTATGCAAAAGAGGTAATCGATAATTTTTCTCAGTATTGCAAGGGACATGAACTACTTCATGCTCTAGCAATATACTATACGACCAACCTTCACGAATTAGAATCAGACTTTGACCTCATGGACAAAGGCTTTACAGATTATCTTAATTCAATCTCAGATTTAAATGAAGATTCAAAAAAATACGAAAAAGGAAGAATTTTTGGGATTATAAGAGGCATAGTAATGACTTGTCTTAAAGAAGGTAAAGCAAAACTAGCTTTCCATATTCTTTCTAAGTTCTATGAAAAAACGCCCTTTTATAACAAACACCTTTTTTTAGCCTTAAATATTAATAAACAAATCTGCTCGTTTATTTTGGATAATATTGTTGTATTGGGCAATGAATTATCTACAGACGAATATCGCCAGTTGATTTATGTATCAAATAAATTTTTAGGGACAAAAATATCACTTCATGACGATCCAGAATTTGTTCTAGAAGAGCCAAAATACTTAGGCATACCAGACAAGGATTTAGGTATTGATTTTGAAAAAAAGCTTTCTAACTACTATAGCAATCACATCCTCAAAGATTCTCCAATAAAAGATTTTGAAAACCTAGTGATTCTTCCAGGATACCAACACCCTATACAACCTTTAATGATAAAAGAATTGGGACGATCGGCTCCAATAAACTGTTCATTTGAAGAGCCAAAACCTAGTAAGAAAATTGAGAAGGTTTTACTCTGGTGTTATGGCACTCTATCAAGCGATAGAGAATTGGAACTGATTTCGGAAATTCTTCAAAAATCAGGTGTTCTGGTTGATGCGGTAAACATTTTGGAAGAATCAAAAGAGAGTTTTCTAAAAAAATATAATAATCCTGAATATGACATAATTTGGATTGCAACTCATGGTAATTATGATCATATGATTCCTCATAAATCGACGCTAAGTATTTTACCAAATGTGGAAATAACCGTTAAAGAGCTAGCAATTTCACAAACAGAATTCAACAATCAACGATTACTTTTTTTAAATGTGTGTGATGGTGCAACTTCAGCTACACACGATTCTCTCTATGAGCATGGCTTTGGTGCTAGTTTAGCAAGTTCGAGCCAATGTGTTATTTCACATTTATGGCCAGTGGAAACTGAACCTGCTTTATTTTTTGGGGCTCTTTATTCGTTAAATATAAGTGAAAATGACTTTTGGAATTCTTACACTAAAACAATTGGGCAATTATGTTTTAAAGGAAAATCTGCTCTCTCAATTTTGACTGGAGAATTTAAAGAAATAGACTTAAAACAAATGGAAGAAAAACTTGTCGAAGGAATGGAAAAGAATATATATTACTGGGGGTCAAGTGTATTTTATAACTAA
- a CDS encoding Crp/Fnr family transcriptional regulator yields METLINYLLQFGNLNKQQIDFVTSMSTELILRKEDYFSEAGKIAKQVGFVLEGILRVCYYNNNGEEITTYFIDENNFVVDLDSFDNQIPSSGYVQAIMDCKLIVFSKQNWEEIANTIVGWESIVNKIVKKSLIQKIERRSPLVSEDATTRYLAFMEKYPQLVNRIPLFYLASYLGVTQSSLSRIRKNIR; encoded by the coding sequence ATGGAAACACTTATCAATTATTTATTGCAATTCGGAAATTTGAACAAGCAGCAAATAGACTTTGTTACAAGTATGTCAACAGAATTAATACTTCGAAAAGAAGACTATTTTTCAGAAGCTGGCAAAATTGCAAAACAGGTTGGATTCGTTTTGGAAGGTATTCTCCGGGTTTGCTATTACAATAACAATGGCGAAGAGATTACCACATATTTTATAGACGAAAACAATTTTGTTGTGGATCTGGACAGTTTTGATAACCAAATTCCATCTTCAGGATATGTGCAGGCTATTATGGATTGCAAACTAATTGTGTTTTCTAAACAAAATTGGGAAGAAATCGCAAATACTATTGTGGGTTGGGAAAGTATTGTAAACAAAATCGTCAAAAAATCATTAATACAAAAGATAGAGAGAAGAAGTCCCTTGGTTTCGGAAGATGCTACAACCCGCTACCTGGCTTTTATGGAAAAATATCCGCAGCTTGTCAATCGTATTCCGCTGTTTTATTTGGCTTCCTACCTGGGAGTTACACAATCTTCGTTGAGCAGGATTAGGAAAAATATCCGTTAA
- a CDS encoding family 43 glycosylhydrolase, with the protein MKKTHFYLIVLVAFFNVLQAQQPAAGSPPVIPGKDLTAYLFVYFTGNSVEEEAVRYAVSADGYHYYTLNKDKPVIDSKAISSTGGVRDPHILRGDDGKTFYMVLTDMTSSKGWDSNRAMVLLKSTDLVNWKSSIVNIQKAFPGNENLKRVWAPQTIYDAKAGKYLIYFSMQHNNDADKIYYAYANKDFTALESEPKLLFVPKSEKACIDGDIIEKDGVYHLFYKTETENPGIKVATTTDLTSGKWTENDNYLQQTKESVEGSSVFKLNNSDDYILMYDVYKKGRYQFTKSTDLENFKAIDDEISMDFKPRHGTILPITRTELKRLLAKWGTPEKLPKINNNPVLEGYYADPDILYSNKTKKYYIYPTSDGFDGWSGKYFKTFSSDNLVDWKDEGVILDLPKDVSWANRNAWAPCIVEKKVKGKYKYFYYFTAAQKIGVAVSDNPAGPFKDSGKALVATRPEGVKGGQEIDPDVFTDPKTGKSYLYWGNGYMAVAELNDDMISFKGDVKLIKVDKTFREGTYVIYRKGTYYFMWSEDDTRSPNYKVRYGTSKSPLGPIEIPENNIVIQGIPDQGIYATGHNSVLQIPNKDEWYITYHRFSYPTGIKMGEAGGFHREVCIDKLEFNPDGTIKQATPTHTGIQAIK; encoded by the coding sequence ATGAAAAAAACACATTTTTATCTTATAGTACTAGTAGCATTTTTTAATGTACTACAGGCACAGCAGCCTGCAGCAGGAAGTCCTCCAGTTATTCCCGGCAAAGATTTAACCGCGTATTTGTTTGTGTATTTTACAGGAAACAGTGTAGAAGAAGAAGCGGTCCGTTATGCAGTAAGTGCCGATGGTTATCATTATTATACCCTTAACAAAGATAAACCAGTTATAGACAGTAAGGCAATCAGTTCAACAGGAGGCGTGCGCGATCCTCATATTTTGCGCGGTGATGACGGTAAAACATTTTATATGGTATTGACCGATATGACTTCTTCAAAAGGATGGGACAGCAATCGTGCCATGGTGTTGCTAAAAAGCACCGATCTTGTAAACTGGAAAAGCAGTATTGTAAATATCCAGAAAGCATTTCCGGGTAATGAAAACCTGAAACGTGTCTGGGCACCACAGACCATTTACGATGCAAAAGCCGGAAAGTATCTGATTTACTTCAGCATGCAGCATAACAATGATGCGGATAAAATTTATTACGCTTATGCGAATAAAGATTTTACAGCACTGGAAAGCGAGCCAAAATTACTATTTGTTCCAAAATCTGAAAAAGCGTGTATTGACGGCGACATTATCGAAAAGGACGGTGTGTATCATCTTTTTTACAAAACCGAGACCGAAAATCCAGGAATCAAAGTGGCTACTACAACCGATTTGACTTCAGGAAAATGGACAGAAAACGACAATTACCTGCAGCAGACAAAAGAATCTGTAGAAGGTTCGAGTGTTTTCAAATTGAACAATTCGGATGACTATATCCTGATGTATGATGTTTATAAAAAAGGAAGATATCAGTTTACAAAAAGTACCGATTTAGAAAATTTCAAAGCAATTGACGATGAGATTTCAATGGATTTCAAACCCCGTCACGGAACTATTTTGCCAATCACACGTACCGAATTGAAAAGGCTGCTTGCCAAATGGGGAACTCCTGAAAAATTGCCGAAAATCAATAACAATCCCGTTTTAGAAGGCTATTATGCCGATCCTGACATTTTATATTCAAACAAAACCAAAAAATATTACATCTACCCAACCAGCGATGGATTTGATGGCTGGTCCGGAAAGTATTTCAAAACTTTTTCATCTGATAATTTAGTAGACTGGAAAGACGAAGGTGTTATTTTAGATCTTCCAAAAGATGTAAGCTGGGCTAACAGAAATGCCTGGGCGCCTTGTATCGTAGAGAAAAAGGTAAAAGGAAAATACAAATATTTCTATTATTTCACTGCAGCGCAAAAAATTGGTGTTGCCGTTTCAGACAATCCTGCAGGACCTTTCAAAGACAGCGGAAAAGCTTTGGTAGCGACCAGACCGGAAGGAGTAAAAGGCGGTCAGGAAATAGACCCGGATGTTTTTACAGATCCTAAAACAGGAAAAAGCTATTTGTACTGGGGTAACGGATACATGGCTGTAGCTGAACTGAATGATGATATGATTTCATTCAAAGGCGATGTGAAGCTCATTAAAGTTGATAAAACATTCCGTGAAGGAACCTACGTGATTTACAGAAAAGGAACCTATTATTTCATGTGGAGTGAAGACGATACCAGAAGCCCGAATTACAAAGTTCGCTACGGAACTTCAAAATCGCCTCTGGGACCAATTGAAATTCCCGAAAACAACATCGTAATTCAGGGAATCCCGGATCAGGGAATCTATGCAACAGGTCATAATTCGGTTTTACAAATCCCAAACAAAGATGAATGGTATATCACGTACCACCGATTTTCATACCCAACCGGAATAAAAATGGGCGAGGCCGGAGGTTTTCACCGTGAAGTCTGCATTGATAAATTAGAATTCAACCCAGACGGAACCATTAAACAGGCAACCCCAACGCATACAGGAATACAGGCAATTAAGTAA
- a CDS encoding oxidoreductase has product MAKTVLVTGASAGIGKATAIYLAQNGYNVYGAARRTEKMQDLKTHGIKPIYLDVTKEESLVACVEQILKEAGSIDILVNNAGSGYYGALEDMPISDAKYQLEVNVFGVARLIQLVLPAMRKNGYGKIINISSVGGKVTLPMGVWYHASKFAIEGLSDALRKEVKPFGIDVIVIEPGGTKSEMTGVGTEYMSRVSGNTEYSSLAKSVINMYAAVEKNAADPIVIAKLIREGIEANHPKTRYVGASGAKMMLFFRKILSDKMFDKMIMSQMK; this is encoded by the coding sequence ATGGCAAAGACAGTTTTAGTAACAGGTGCTTCGGCAGGTATTGGAAAAGCAACAGCAATTTATTTGGCACAAAACGGCTACAACGTTTATGGCGCAGCACGCAGAACAGAGAAGATGCAAGATTTAAAAACACACGGTATAAAACCAATTTATTTGGATGTTACCAAAGAAGAAAGCCTTGTTGCCTGTGTTGAACAAATTTTGAAAGAAGCAGGAAGCATTGACATTTTAGTCAACAATGCAGGTTCAGGATATTACGGCGCGTTGGAAGATATGCCAATTTCTGATGCAAAATATCAGTTGGAAGTAAACGTTTTTGGGGTGGCACGTTTGATACAATTGGTATTGCCTGCTATGCGAAAAAATGGCTATGGTAAAATTATAAATATTTCATCGGTTGGCGGTAAAGTGACGCTGCCAATGGGAGTATGGTATCATGCAAGTAAATTTGCTATTGAAGGATTGAGTGACGCACTTCGCAAAGAAGTAAAGCCGTTCGGAATTGACGTAATTGTGATTGAGCCGGGTGGCACAAAATCAGAAATGACAGGGGTTGGAACAGAATATATGTCAAGAGTTTCAGGCAATACCGAATACAGTTCTTTGGCAAAAAGCGTAATCAATATGTATGCAGCAGTAGAGAAAAATGCTGCAGATCCAATTGTTATTGCTAAACTGATCAGAGAAGGCATTGAAGCAAATCACCCGAAAACAAGATATGTTGGGGCTTCGGGAGCCAAAATGATGTTGTTTTTCAGAAAAATTCTGTCCGATAAAATGTTTGACAAAATGATAATGAGCCAAATGAAATAA
- a CDS encoding glycoside hydrolase family 27 protein, translating into MKIKSIIIFGLGIFLTPFFSNAQKGVFKKDEFKQWAQTPPMGWNSWDCYGPTVEEHEVKANADYMAQNLKKFGWEYVVVDIRWFVENDKAGGYNQTDPRHVIDQYGRYQPAVNRFPSAKDNQGFKPLADYIHKKGLKFGIHIMRGIPKKAVEEKMPIKGANGITADQIYTTALQCEWLKDNYTILANKPGAQEYYDSIFELYAQWGVDFIKIDDLSRPYHESEINLIRNAIDKCGRKIVLSTSPGETPISAAAHVKEHANMWRMVDDVWDTWPHITHLMDVAQKWYPYIAPGTWPDCDMIPLGRISVRGERGEDRMTRLTKDEQYTLITFFNIFKSPLFFGGDLPSNDAFTLALLTNKEVVKMHNESTDVKQLFQKEGKIAVTSRNPKDDSVYLALFNISDTETQNVSVSLSDLGIASFADCKNMWTAEKVNLSSKEVSATLKPHSSVLYKLKSKK; encoded by the coding sequence ATGAAAATTAAAAGCATCATTATATTTGGTTTAGGAATTTTTTTAACACCATTTTTTTCAAATGCTCAAAAAGGAGTTTTTAAGAAAGATGAATTTAAGCAATGGGCACAAACTCCTCCCATGGGCTGGAACAGCTGGGATTGCTACGGTCCGACAGTAGAAGAACATGAGGTAAAAGCCAATGCGGATTATATGGCGCAGAACCTGAAGAAATTTGGATGGGAATATGTGGTAGTAGATATCAGATGGTTTGTAGAAAATGATAAAGCCGGAGGCTACAACCAGACTGACCCGCGTCATGTAATAGACCAATACGGACGATATCAGCCTGCTGTAAACCGTTTTCCTTCTGCAAAAGATAATCAGGGATTCAAGCCTTTAGCAGATTATATTCATAAAAAAGGATTGAAATTTGGAATTCATATCATGCGTGGTATTCCTAAAAAAGCAGTTGAAGAAAAAATGCCGATTAAAGGCGCAAACGGAATCACAGCCGATCAGATTTACACAACAGCTTTGCAATGCGAATGGCTGAAAGACAATTATACCATTTTAGCCAATAAACCGGGTGCGCAGGAATATTATGATTCTATTTTTGAACTATATGCACAATGGGGCGTAGATTTCATTAAAATTGATGATTTGTCGAGACCGTATCACGAAAGTGAAATCAACTTGATCCGAAATGCAATAGACAAATGCGGACGTAAAATCGTATTAAGCACATCTCCGGGTGAAACGCCAATTTCAGCTGCTGCGCACGTAAAAGAACATGCCAATATGTGGCGTATGGTAGATGATGTTTGGGATACCTGGCCGCACATTACACATTTGATGGATGTAGCGCAAAAATGGTATCCGTACATTGCTCCGGGAACATGGCCTGATTGTGATATGATTCCGCTTGGACGTATTTCAGTTAGGGGAGAAAGAGGAGAAGACAGAATGACCCGTCTGACAAAGGATGAACAATACACCTTGATTACTTTTTTCAATATCTTTAAATCACCTTTGTTCTTTGGAGGTGATCTGCCTAGCAATGATGCCTTTACTTTAGCATTGCTGACGAATAAAGAAGTAGTAAAAATGCACAATGAAAGTACCGATGTAAAACAGCTTTTTCAGAAAGAAGGAAAAATTGCCGTGACTTCAAGAAATCCAAAAGACGACAGCGTGTATCTGGCATTGTTTAATATTTCAGATACAGAAACACAAAACGTTTCGGTAAGTCTTTCAGATCTTGGTATTGCCAGTTTTGCAGATTGTAAAAACATGTGGACAGCCGAAAAAGTAAATCTTTCTTCAAAAGAAGTTTCCGCAACTTTAAAACCTCACAGTTCTGTTCTTTATAAACTAAAAAGCAAAAAATAA